The following DNA comes from Thermus oshimai DSM 12092.
CCGCACCCGGTAGACCACGCTGGGGGCGGTGGCGATGAGCTCGAGGCCGAACTCCCGCTCCAGCCTTTCCTGGACGATCTCCGCGTGGAGAAGCCCCAGGAAGCCGCAGCGGAAGCCGAAGCCCAAGGCGGTGGAGGTTTCCGGCTCAAACTGGAGGGCGGCGTCGTTCAGCTTGAGCTTCTCCAAGGCCTCCCGGAGCCGGCCGTAGTCCCCGGTGTCCACGGGGTAAAGCCCGGCGAAGACCACGGGCTTGGCGGGGCGGAAGCCGGGGTAGGGGGCGTCCGTGGGACGGTGGGCCAGGGTGATGGTGTCCCCCACCTGGACGTCGTGGATGTCCCGGATGGCCGCGGTGACCCAGCCCACCTCCCCCACCGAGAGCTCCTCCGTGGGGGTGAGGCCCTGGGGGGTGAAGACCCCCACCTTGTCCACGATGAACTCCTTCCCCGTGGAGAAGATGCGGATCCGGTCCCCCGGGCGCACCCGGCCCTCAAAGACCCGGAGGTAGGGGATGACCCCCTGGTAGGCGTCGTAGACCGAGTCAAAGATGAGGGCCTTTAGGGGGGCCTCCGGGTCCCCCTTGGGGGGCGGGATGCGCTGTACGATGGCCTCCAGGATCTCCTCCACCCCCTCCCCCGTCTTGGCGGAGGCGAAGATGGCCTCGTCCGCCGGCAGGCCCAAGACCTCCTCCAGCTCCAGGGCCACCTCCAGGGGCCGGGCGTTGGGGAGGTCAATCTTGTTGATCACGGGGATGATGACGTGCCCCTGCTCCAGGGCCATGTAGAACTTGGCCAGGGTTTCCGCCTCCACCCCCTGGCTGGCGTCCACCACCAATAAGACCCCCTCCACCGCCGCCAGGGCCCGGGAGACCTCGTAGGTGAAGTCCACGTGCCCGGGGGTGTCGATGAGGTTCAGGGTATAGGTCTTCCCGTCCTTCGCCCGGTAGAAGACCCGCACCGCGCTGGCCTTGATGGTGATGCCCCGCTCCCTTTCCAGCTCCAGGGAGTCCAGAAACTGCTCCCGCATCTCCCGCTCGCTCACCGCCTGGGTGGCCTGGAGGATGCGGTCGGCCAGGGTGGACTTCCCGTGGTCCACGTGGGCGATGATGGAGAAGTTGCGGATCGGGCGGTCTTCCATCCCTTTAATCCTCAAGGCTTAGAGGGCCAAAGTCAAGGCGCTAGCCCTCCCCTTGGTAGCTTTCGTAGGCCTTGATGATGCGGGCCACCAGGGGGTGGCGGACCACGTCGGACTCCTTGAAGTAGACGAAGGCGATGCCCTCTATGCCCTTCAGGACCTTAAGGGCCTCCACCAGCCCCGACTTCTGGTGCTTGGGCAGGTCAATCTGGGTGATGTCCCCGGTGATGACCATCTTGGAGGAGAAGCCCATGCGGGTGAGGAACATCTTCATCTGCTCGGGGGTGGTGTTCTGGGCCTCGTCCAGGATGATGAAGGCGTCGTTCAGGGTCCTGCCCCGCATGAAGGCCAGGGGGGCCACCTCGATGATCCCCGACTGCAGGTACTGCTCAAAGCGCTCCGCGTCGATCATGTCAAAGAGGGCGTCGTAGAGGGGCCTCAGGTAGGGGTCCACCTTGGCCTGGATGTCCCCCGGCAAAAAGCCCAGCTTCTCCCCCGCCTCCACCGCGGGCCGGGTGAGGACGATGCGCTTCACCCTGCGGGCCTTAAGGTGGCTCACCGCCATGGCCACCGCCAAATAGGTCTTGCCCGTCCCTGCGGGGCCGATGCCGAAGGTGATGTCGTGCTCGGCGATGGCCTCCACGTACCGCCTCTGGCCCGGGGTCTTGGGGCGGAGCTTGCCGGGCAGGGCCA
Coding sequences within:
- a CDS encoding PhoH family protein, whose protein sequence is MARDPETAQRLVIPLRPQETLAFLGQADRNLKTLRRLFKEAFGDRLKLVARGEALELLGDKEAVEVAEKAVRDLLALLRQGAELDEPTLEQAVALALSGEGLYQATTPEVGLALPGKLRPKTPGQRRYVEAIAEHDITFGIGPAGTGKTYLAVAMAVSHLKARRVKRIVLTRPAVEAGEKLGFLPGDIQAKVDPYLRPLYDALFDMIDAERFEQYLQSGIIEVAPLAFMRGRTLNDAFIILDEAQNTTPEQMKMFLTRMGFSSKMVITGDITQIDLPKHQKSGLVEALKVLKGIEGIAFVYFKESDVVRHPLVARIIKAYESYQGEG
- the lepA gene encoding translation elongation factor 4, which encodes MEDRPIRNFSIIAHVDHGKSTLADRILQATQAVSEREMREQFLDSLELERERGITIKASAVRVFYRAKDGKTYTLNLIDTPGHVDFTYEVSRALAAVEGVLLVVDASQGVEAETLAKFYMALEQGHVIIPVINKIDLPNARPLEVALELEEVLGLPADEAIFASAKTGEGVEEILEAIVQRIPPPKGDPEAPLKALIFDSVYDAYQGVIPYLRVFEGRVRPGDRIRIFSTGKEFIVDKVGVFTPQGLTPTEELSVGEVGWVTAAIRDIHDVQVGDTITLAHRPTDAPYPGFRPAKPVVFAGLYPVDTGDYGRLREALEKLKLNDAALQFEPETSTALGFGFRCGFLGLLHAEIVQERLEREFGLELIATAPSVVYRVRLKNGEEVEVLNPADLPDPTRIEEILEPYVRLTIFTPEAYVGGIMGLVQEKRGRLLAMNYLPGAEKRVELIYEVPFGEILYDFHDRLKSLSRGYASMDYEQIGYQPGDLVKVNILVHGEPVDALTFIAHRDKAYTMARAIVDKLAEVIPRQLFEVPIQAAIGGKIIARATVKALRKDVLAKCYGGDVTRKKKLLEKQKEGKKRLKAIGKVEVPQEAFLAVLSAGKDES